A genomic region of Solanum dulcamara chromosome 2, daSolDulc1.2, whole genome shotgun sequence contains the following coding sequences:
- the LOC129880438 gene encoding lipoxygenase 6, chloroplastic: MMFTAQSRSTPLSSEIQHVQIIRRKKISQICRYKSCCKVKAVIQSGNDNKTVKDANFVEKSREESNRSLLSSGKGRNVKAVVTLRKKMKEKITDKIEDQWESLMNGIGRGIMIQLISQDIDPVTKSGKFAESYVRGWLSKPSDHPYIVEYAANFTVPHDFGHPGAIIITNLLDKEIHLVQIVIHGFNEGPVFFSVNTWIHSLKDNPESRIVFQNQAYLPSQTPAGIKDLRREDLLSIRGNGKGERKLHERIYDYDVYNDLGNPDKSEDLARPLVGGKEKPYPRRCRTGRGPTKTDPLAERRIEKPHPVYVPRDETFEEIKQNTFSAGRLKALLHNLVPLIAATLSSSDIPFTNFTDIDKLYKDGVVLNDDNDQQKNKFLSETLDKVFSVSKRLLKYEIPAIIRRDRFAWLRDNEFARQALAGVNPVNIELLREFPIVSKLDPAVYGPPDSAITWDLIEQELNGMSVEEAIQDKRLFMLDYHDVLLPFIGKMNTLPGRKAYASRTLFFYTSRGVLKPIIIELSLPPTPSSPRNKRIFSHGHDATNHWIWNLAKAHVCSNDAGIHQLVNHWLRTHACMEPYIIATHRHLSSMHPIYKLLHPHMRYTLEINALARQSLINGGGVIEACFSPGRYSMEISSAAYKSMWRFDMEALPADLIRRGMAVEDTSMPLGVKLVIEDYPYAADGLLIWSAIKEYVESYVEHYYSERNSVMSDVELQGWWNEIKNKGHPDKKNEPWWPKLVTKEDLSGILTTMIWIASGQHAAINFGQYPFGGYVPNRPTLMRKLIPHEDDPSYENFILHPEYTFLSSLATQLQATKVMAVQDTLSTHSADEEYMYQLHEIQSFSVNDHEVLKIFERFCAKLKEIEDTINQRNKDNRLKNRSGAGVPPYELLLPTSGPGVTCRGIPNSISI, from the exons ATGATGTTTACAGCTCAATCAAGATCCACTCCACTTAGCTCAGAAATCCAACATGTCCAGATCatcagaagaaagaaaataagtcaGATTTGTAGATACAAGTCTTGTTGTAAAGTTAAAGCTGTGATTCAAAGTGGAAATGACAACAAGACAGTGAAAGATGCAAACTTTGTGGAGAAATCTAGGGAGGAGAGTAATCGGTCGTTGCTTTCTTCTGGAAAAGGGAGAAATGTGAAAGCAGTGGTTActttgaggaagaagatgaaggaGAAGATTACTGACAAGATTGAAGATCAGTGGGAGTCTTTAATGAATGGgattggaaggggaatcatgaTTCAGCTCATTAGTCAAGACATTGATCCTG TTACCAAGTCGGGAAAGTTTGCGGAGTCTTATGTAAGGGGTTGGTTGTCCAAGCCTTCTGATCATCCATATATAGTTGAATATGCTGCCAATTTCACTGTACCACACGATTTTGGACATCCTGGAGCTATCATTATTACCAATCTCCTTGACAAAGAGATACACTTGGTGCAGATTGTTATTCATGGCTTTAATGAAGGTCCTGTATTCTTTAGTGTTAATACATGGATTCACTCTCTAAAAGATAATCCAGAGAGTAGAATTGTCTTCCAAAATCAG GCATATCTACCATCTCAAACACCAGCTGGCATCAAGGATCTTCGACGTGAAGACTTGTTGAGCATTCGTGGAAATGGGAAAGGCGAGAGGAAGCTACATGAACGAAtctatgattatgatgtttataaTGATTTAGGCAATCCTGACAAAAGTGAGGATCTTGCTAGGCCACTGGTAGGTGGCAAAGAGAAACCTTATCCTAGGCGTTGTCGGACTGGTAGAGGTCCAACTAAGACAG ATCCACTTGCAGAGAGAAGAATAGAGAAACCTCATCCAGTTTACGTCCCTAGAGATGAAACTTTTGAAGAAATTAAGCAAAATACTTTTTCAGCTGGAAGATTGAAAGCTCTGCTACATAACCTGGTACCATTAATTGCGGCTACATTGTCAAGCTCAGACATTCCCTTTACAAACTTCACTGACATAGATAAACTCTATAAGGATGGGGTTGTCttgaatgatgataatgatcaaCAGAAGAACAAATTTCTTTCTGAAACTTTAGATAAAGTATTTTCTGTCAGCAAAAGGTTGCTCAAGTACGAGATTCCTGCTATAATCAGAC GGGATAGATTTGCTTGGTTGCGAGATAATGAGTTTGCCCGACAAGCTTTAGCAGGGGTTAACCCTGTCAACATTGAACTTTTGAGG GAATTTCCAATTGTTAGCAAGCTAGATCCAGCTGTTTATGGTCCCCCTGATTCAGCTATTACCTGGGATCTTATAGAACAAGAGCTTAATGGAATGAGTGTTGAAGAG GCTATTCAAGATAAGAGATTGTTTATGCTTGATTATCATGACGTGCTTTTGCCTTTTATTGGGAAGATGAACACCTTGCCAGGGAGAAAAGCTTATGCATCTAGAACACTTTTCTTCTACACATCCAGAGGTGTTCTAAAGCCAATTATCATTGAACTTTCACTGCCTCCAACACCTTCTTCACCTAGGAACAAGCGTATATTCTCCCATGGACATGATGCAACCAATCACTGGATCTGGAATTTAGCCAAAGCACATGTTTGTTCAAATGACGCTGGCATCCATCAGTTGGTGAACCACTG GTTAAGGACTCATGCTTGTATGGAACCATATATCATTGCAACCCATAGACATCTTAGCTCAATGCACCCAATTTACAAGCTACTTCACCCTCATATGCGCTACACCCTTGAAATCAATGCGCTTGCAAGGCAGAGTTTGATAAATGGGGGTGGAGTTATTGAAGCATGTTTTAGTCCTGGAAGATATTCAATGGAAATAAGCTCTGCCGCTTACAAGAGCATGTGGCGGTTTGATATGGAAGCACTGCCCGCAGATTTAATAAGAAG GGGAATGGCTGTGGAGGATACATCGATGCCTTTGGGGGTGAAACTTGTGATTGAAGACTACCCTTATGCAGCAGACGGCCTTCTCATATGGTCTGCCATAAAAGAATATGTGGAGTCCTATGTTGAGCACTACTATTCCGAGCGTAATTCTGTCATGTCTGATGTTGAGCTCCAGGGCTGGTGGAATGAGATCAAGAACAAGGGACACCCCGATAAGAAAAATGAGCCTTGGTGGCCAAAGCTTGTTACTAAAGAAGACTTGTCTGGCATTCTCACCACAATGATCTGGATTGCCTCAGGCCAACATGCAGCAATAAACTTTGGGCAGTACCCTTTTGGAGGTTATGTACCTAACCGTCCTACCCTTATGCGCAAGCTCATCCCACATGAAGATGATCCCAGCTATGAGAACTTTATTCTTCACCCGGAATACACTTTTCTTTCATCCTTGGCTACTCAACTCCAAGCTACTAAAGTTATGGCTGTTCAAGATACCTTGTCGACTCATTCAGCTGACGAGGAATACATGTATCAGTTACACGAAATTCAAAGTTTCTCTGTAAATGATCATGAAGttttaaagatttttgaaaGATTCTGTGCCAAATTAAAGGAGATAGAAGATACCATCAACCAACGAAACAAGGATAACCGTCTTAAAAACCGAAGTGGTGCTGGTGTTCCTCCATATGAACTGCTGCTACCTACTTCTGGTCCAGGTGTTACCTGTCGCGGTATTCCCAACAGCATCTCTATCTGA